The region GATCTTGGTAACGATTTATTCGAGCTCATGCTAGACAAAGAAATGGTTTATTCTTGTGGCTACTGGAAAAGCGCTAAGAGCTTGGACCAGGCTCAAGAAGATAAGATGGATTTGATTTGCAGAAAGTTAGATTTACAACCCGGAATGAAAATCCTTGATATAGGATGCGGTTGGGGAGGTCTTGCGAGACATGCCGCTAAACATTACGGAGCAGAAGTTGTCGGCATTAGCGTATCAAAAGAGCAACTGCAGCTCGCCTCCGAAAAATCCAAAGGATTAAATATCGAATATCAATTTAAAGATTATAGGGATGTAAACGATCAATTCGACGCGGTAGTTTCCGTCGGTCAAATGGAGCACGTAGGATATAAGAATTACAAAATATATATGGAGACTATCTTTAAATCATTAAGAGACAAAGGATTAGTTCTCCTTCATACGATTGGCTCGAATACTTCTGACAAGGTGTGCGATCCATGGATCTCAAAGTATATTTTCCCGAATTCGCATCTTCCTTCTGCGGCGCAGGTCACTAAAGCAGGCGAGAACTTGTTCGTGTTGGAAGACCTTCACAATTTCGGCGCCGATTACGACAAGACTCTGATGGCTTGGTACAATAATTTCGAAACGAATTGGACCAAGATCCAGAAGAAGTACGGAGAAAGATTCTATAGAATGTGGAGATTCTATCTACTAAGCTGTGCAGGCGCCTTTCGATCCAGGCGAATCCAACTTTGGCAATTTGTATTCTCAAAAGGAGCAAGAGAGGAAGTTTACCAGGCAGTTCGGTAGAAGAACGAAACGACGCAAAGTGCAGATCGCGGTCCAATAGCTTGGCCCCCCAATCGAACGACCCATAGGGAGTGAGATTCCCGTAGGGTTGCTGAACAAAGTGAAGCAAAATTTAGATCGCTTAGAAAAGTGTGGCCCCCACCCTCCTCGGGCGGGGAGGTGGGTCGCCAGTGGGAGAGCCGCCCTGTCCCTATATCACAGATCCTTGAATTTCACAACCCCAAAAATATAGTTCCCACATGCGCTTCCTGCTTAACGGAACCACGAATGGACCTGCTCTTCTCTCAACCTGGATTGGTATTCCAAAAACCTTTCCTTCCACCAAGAGTGAGCCTGGGCAAGATCTGCCTCCCAAAACCAAACATGAAGATCGCTTAAAGTCCGTTTGTCCCAAAGTAGACGGCTCATCTCTTTTCGATCCAAAGCATTTGGACCTTCTTCTTTCCAAGCCTGAGCTAACCCGTCCATATACTTCATCCTCGCGGAAGATTCCCTCTTACGAGTTCTTAATCGTGAGGTATGAAATCTGAATAAGAGAGGATCCGCGACGGAAAGAAAGACACCGTTTCCTTTTTCGGTTCCCATTAAAAAATTAGAATATTCTTTTTCAAGGCTCTCTGTATCTGAAAGGATTGGAGCCGGACGCGTTTCTTCAGGTGTAATTAGAAATCCCTTCTTCTTCCATGCGTTGCCTTGAGAAGGAGATGAGGTCCAAACAGACCAAAAATAAGAAAGAAGCCAACCTCCAGTGATTGGAAGAAGCCAATAAAATAAAATTGGATAATACACGAATAGCCAAACAGAGATGCCAGTCCCATAAAATGCCTGAGGAAGAAGTGCCCTTGCCGCAGCCATCTTGTCGATTCCTATCGCAGGGTCCCTATTCTGAGGACCCCATTCTATCTTTCGATCCCAAAAAGTCATCCAAAGGAATCGAGTATACTGGACCATATAAGCCGGTGCAAGGATCACGGATTGAATGAACTCTGCGAAAAAAGATAGAATAAATCCGAAGAATCCTATACCGCTTTCTTTTCGCCTAAAGAAAAGTCCATCAAAGAAAGATAATATTCTAGGCATGAACAATATGAGAATCGTGTAAGCTTGTAGACCATAAAAGACCGGAAGATAAAGGCTTTCCTGGAACTTTACCCATTCTTCAGGAATGGAGGCGAGGCGGTAATAATCCGTATCGGCCATCACAGTAAAGCTAGTCGCAATGAGCATAAGAGCCCATAGAATAGAACTCGCATACGATAAGATCCCGAGTAAAATATGGATCCGACTAGAGATCCGTAGCCCTCCAACGAACAAGAACCAAAAATGCTGTAGATTTCCCTGGCACCAACGATTGTCTCTCTTTAAACTCTCCAGAACATTAGGGGGACATTCTTCATAAGATCCTTCTAGATCGTAAGCAAACCAAACGGTATATCCTGCTTTTCTAATTAAGGCAGCCTCTACCGTATCGTGAGATAGGATCTTTCCTCCTATGGCACTTTCTCCCGGTAAACCTGGAAGACCACAATGCTCCATAAAAGGTTTCAATCTCACGATTGCATTATGCCCCCAAAACGGACCGGAGAAGACCTGCCAATAATAAGATCCCGCTCCGAAAATCGGATTCCCGAGCCAGGTCCCGAATTGTGCCAGTCTCTGAAAAAGACTCTTTCCTCGAATGATCTTTGGAACTGTCTGAATAATCCCCGCGTTAGGCACCGCTTCCATCAAGCGGATCAAATTCAACATGCATTCTCCGGTTAGAAGACTGTCCGCATCCAATACGATCATGTATCGATAACGTCTTCCCCATCTTCTACAGAAGTCTGCAATGTTTCCAGATTTCTTATTCAGGTTGATCCTTCGTTTTCTATAATATACCCTTCCCTTGGTCTCCGGTTTTCTGGAGAGCTTGGAGAATGCCTTCTCTTCTTGCAGCCATATATCCGGTTCAGTCGTATCTGATAACAAGAAGAAGTCCAAATTTTCCCGCAAACCGACTGAGTCTGCAGATTTCATCATCGCTTCCAATCCTGCTACCACTCTTGCCACGTCCTCGCAATGGATCGGAATAACAACTGCAGTAGGAGGAAGGTGCTTAGGATCCACTTTTTGATTTGCGATGAGTCCGGAGATTCTTGTAGGATCTCCTCCTCGTATTCTTTGCAATGCCCCGAAGATAGCAGTAGTCGCACCAAAAGCCAATAAAGGAAAAAGCATGCAAAATAGAAGAAGGGTCGCCCATTCCAGAGGAGAAATACCGTTTATGAGAAGAAAACGATATTCTAAATAAACTCCAAAGAGAGAAAGAAGGCCGAGCACTCCAACGAAACCCAATCTTCTATACGTGAATTTTCTGGAATCGAATGCTTCTTTTAAGATCGCTCCTGAACCAGGAAGAGAGGAAGAAAAACCTTCCGTGCTCATGAGAAGTACCAGAAGGCTAGCGAAATATAAACGGAAGCCCAAAATAGAGCGGTCAATACCAGAGCAACCGGCTCAGGCTTTTCTGCAGAAGGAGAAGCCAAATCTGCAAGAGGTCCAAAGTCAATCGGCCTCGGAACCATGGAACCGGGCTCCATCGCAGGCAGACTCGTTTCGAGATCACGATTTAATTTGGCAGAGATCTCTCGATTGAATATCTCAAAAAGAGAATAGTTCTCTACTTTATATTTTTCGAATACGTTCGTAAGAATATCTCGGATCTCAAGACTGTCTTCCAGTCCCATTCCCCTTAAATAAAGCTCTAAACGATCCCATTCCTTAGGATCTTCCTTGCTTGCAGGAGCTCCTACTGGATCCGCCTTATCTGTTTTCTTTTTAATTCGGCTCAAGGGTAAAATTCCAGATTTCAGAAATGACTTCTTGGTTCCTGCTGAGAGCCGCTTTTAATTCCGTAGGCCTAAACTTGTTTTTCGGATACACTCCGAAAGTAAGCCTCCAAACACCAGTCTCCTCGATCTTCTGCACGGAATATTCGGCGAGTTCGGCGTTTTCTCCGGTATCTATTCTCGCCTGGATGTATGCGAAA is a window of Leptospira semungkisensis DNA encoding:
- the cfa gene encoding cyclopropane fatty acyl phospholipid synthase, yielding MWKDKVRGKVEELFAKAGVQFEGNSEWDIHVKDERVFGKILSDGSLGLGEAYMNGWFECERFDETVHRLFNNGIEKAAKAWGNIFLYLQAIVINQQSKRRAFVIGERHYDLGNDLFELMLDKEMVYSCGYWKSAKSLDQAQEDKMDLICRKLDLQPGMKILDIGCGWGGLARHAAKHYGAEVVGISVSKEQLQLASEKSKGLNIEYQFKDYRDVNDQFDAVVSVGQMEHVGYKNYKIYMETIFKSLRDKGLVLLHTIGSNTSDKVCDPWISKYIFPNSHLPSAAQVTKAGENLFVLEDLHNFGADYDKTLMAWYNNFETNWTKIQKKYGERFYRMWRFYLLSCAGAFRSRRIQLWQFVFSKGAREEVYQAVR
- the mdoH gene encoding glucans biosynthesis glucosyltransferase MdoH, producing MSTEGFSSSLPGSGAILKEAFDSRKFTYRRLGFVGVLGLLSLFGVYLEYRFLLINGISPLEWATLLLFCMLFPLLAFGATTAIFGALQRIRGGDPTRISGLIANQKVDPKHLPPTAVVIPIHCEDVARVVAGLEAMMKSADSVGLRENLDFFLLSDTTEPDIWLQEEKAFSKLSRKPETKGRVYYRKRRINLNKKSGNIADFCRRWGRRYRYMIVLDADSLLTGECMLNLIRLMEAVPNAGIIQTVPKIIRGKSLFQRLAQFGTWLGNPIFGAGSYYWQVFSGPFWGHNAIVRLKPFMEHCGLPGLPGESAIGGKILSHDTVEAALIRKAGYTVWFAYDLEGSYEECPPNVLESLKRDNRWCQGNLQHFWFLFVGGLRISSRIHILLGILSYASSILWALMLIATSFTVMADTDYYRLASIPEEWVKFQESLYLPVFYGLQAYTILILFMPRILSFFDGLFFRRKESGIGFFGFILSFFAEFIQSVILAPAYMVQYTRFLWMTFWDRKIEWGPQNRDPAIGIDKMAAARALLPQAFYGTGISVWLFVYYPILFYWLLPITGGWLLSYFWSVWTSSPSQGNAWKKKGFLITPEETRPAPILSDTESLEKEYSNFLMGTEKGNGVFLSVADPLLFRFHTSRLRTRKRESSARMKYMDGLAQAWKEEGPNALDRKEMSRLLWDKRTLSDLHVWFWEADLAQAHSWWKERFLEYQSRLREEQVHSWFR